A region from the Solibacillus sp. FSL H8-0523 genome encodes:
- a CDS encoding ubiquitin-like domain-containing protein: protein MSKQTMKSQFLGSLRSKQTGVRIFSLVLFVSVIAFVLYQGTKTPVTLEANGESTKFYTHATTVEELLETQDYDISQYDKVTPSLSTKIDSGMSITWEQAKEVVISVDGNQSKVWTTEKFVKNILEEANIEVTKHDLVSQSLDTEVGADNKIDIQKAFQLTLVDGLEERQVWSTSTTVANFLKQQEIQLAESDRVDKDLEYVITPDDKIAVVRVEKVTDVVEESVDFAVEKKNDSSLLKGEEKIVTEGKKGKVERTYNVVKENGEVVSKKVAVEKVLEEPTTKVVAVGTKVVTASVSRSSEPASGKEFYVQATAYTPYCAGCSGISAAGVDLRGKPGLKLIAVDPRVIPLGSKVWVEGYGHAVAGDTGGAIKGNKIDILVHSKAEAYSWGRKKVRIKVLN from the coding sequence ATGTCAAAGCAAACCATGAAAAGCCAGTTCTTAGGATCATTGAGGAGTAAGCAAACAGGTGTTAGGATTTTTAGTCTTGTCCTGTTTGTTTCAGTAATTGCATTCGTTCTTTATCAGGGAACGAAAACTCCCGTTACGTTAGAAGCGAACGGTGAGTCAACGAAGTTTTATACACACGCAACTACGGTTGAAGAGTTATTAGAGACTCAAGATTATGATATATCGCAATATGATAAAGTCACCCCCTCACTGAGTACCAAGATTGACAGTGGAATGTCGATCACTTGGGAACAGGCTAAAGAAGTAGTAATTTCAGTTGATGGAAATCAGTCAAAAGTTTGGACAACTGAAAAATTTGTGAAGAACATTTTGGAAGAAGCAAATATCGAAGTAACAAAGCATGATTTAGTATCACAAAGCTTAGATACAGAAGTAGGAGCAGATAACAAAATCGATATTCAAAAGGCGTTTCAGTTAACGCTTGTCGATGGCTTAGAAGAGAGACAAGTATGGTCCACTTCGACTACGGTCGCTAACTTTTTAAAACAACAAGAGATTCAATTAGCTGAATCTGATCGTGTCGACAAAGATTTGGAGTATGTTATCACTCCAGATGATAAAATCGCAGTTGTTCGCGTAGAAAAGGTTACCGATGTAGTGGAAGAATCAGTAGATTTCGCAGTTGAAAAGAAAAATGATTCTTCTTTATTGAAGGGCGAAGAAAAGATTGTTACAGAAGGTAAAAAAGGTAAAGTAGAACGCACGTACAACGTCGTGAAAGAAAACGGTGAAGTCGTGTCAAAAAAAGTTGCTGTAGAAAAGGTGCTAGAAGAGCCAACGACAAAAGTTGTCGCAGTTGGTACAAAGGTTGTTACAGCGAGTGTATCTCGTTCTAGTGAACCCGCTTCAGGTAAAGAGTTTTACGTTCAAGCAACAGCATATACACCTTATTGTGCAGGCTGCTCAGGTATTTCAGCGGCTGGTGTTGACTTGCGCGGAAAGCCAGGTTTAAAACTAATTGCAGTGGACCCTCGCGTCATTCCGCTAGGCTCAAAAGTATGGGTTGAAGGTTACGGCCATGCGGTTGCTGGAGACACAGGCGGCGCAATTAAAGGAAATAAAATCGATATTTTAGTGCATTCAAAAGCCGAAGCGTATAGCTGGGGCCGTAAGAAAGTACGCATTAAAGTATTAAATTAA
- the rnmV gene encoding ribonuclease M5, whose amino-acid sequence MDIQEIIVVEGKDDTTAVKRATGADTIETNGSAISDEVLRRIAHAQKKRGVIVFTDPDYPGRRIRAIIEERVPGVKHAFLAKAKTIAKNGKGLGIEHACDADIREALSNVYTIADAQIDEQITLEDLMTAKLIGHPKSKMRRDQLGEILNIGMTNGKQLHKRLMMFQITIEQFAEAIRQLDQEDTHA is encoded by the coding sequence TTGGACATACAAGAGATTATCGTTGTAGAAGGGAAAGATGATACAACGGCAGTAAAACGTGCAACAGGTGCAGATACAATCGAAACGAATGGTTCAGCAATTTCTGATGAAGTATTGCGTCGGATTGCCCATGCGCAAAAGAAGCGCGGTGTCATTGTATTTACCGATCCAGATTATCCAGGTCGTCGCATTCGTGCCATTATTGAAGAGCGCGTTCCAGGCGTGAAGCATGCGTTTTTAGCGAAGGCAAAAACGATTGCGAAAAATGGTAAGGGTTTAGGGATTGAACATGCGTGTGATGCAGATATTCGCGAAGCATTAAGCAATGTGTACACAATAGCGGATGCACAAATTGACGAACAAATTACATTAGAAGATTTAATGACAGCCAAACTAATTGGGCATCCAAAGTCAAAGATGCGACGTGATCAGTTAGGTGAAATTTTAAATATAGGTATGACAAACGGCAAACAGCTGCATAAACGATTAATGATGTTTCAAATTACAATCGAACAGTTTGCTGAAGCTATTAGACAGTTAGATCAGGAGGATACGCATGCATAA
- the rsmA gene encoding 16S rRNA (adenine(1518)-N(6)/adenine(1519)-N(6))-dimethyltransferase RsmA — MHKDIATPIRTKEILQKYGFSFKKSLGQNFLIDPNILRNIVSHAYLTENSGAIEIGPGIGALTEHLAREAKKVVSFEIDQRLLPVLEDTLSPYDNVTIVHSDILKADVVKVIEQEMPGIEDIMVVANLPYYVTTPILMKLLNDRLPIRGFVVMMQKEVADRITAKPGTKAYGSLSIAIQYYCTAEIAMVVPKTVFMPQPNVDSAVIRLIKHNTPPVEVIDEDFLFEVSRASFAQRRKTIFNNLQAGLQHGKQKKELIVSALEEAGIEPTRRGETLSIHEFGKLANCLHPNFCVRQ, encoded by the coding sequence ATGCATAAAGACATCGCTACACCGATTCGTACGAAGGAAATTTTACAGAAGTACGGATTTTCATTTAAAAAGAGTTTAGGGCAAAACTTCTTAATTGACCCAAATATTTTACGTAACATTGTAAGCCACGCATATTTAACAGAAAATAGTGGTGCCATTGAAATTGGTCCTGGTATTGGTGCGTTAACAGAACATTTAGCACGTGAAGCAAAGAAGGTCGTATCATTTGAAATTGACCAACGTTTATTACCGGTACTTGAAGACACGCTAAGCCCATATGACAACGTAACGATTGTACACTCGGATATTTTAAAGGCCGACGTTGTAAAGGTGATTGAACAGGAAATGCCAGGTATCGAGGACATTATGGTCGTGGCGAACTTACCTTACTATGTAACAACGCCGATTTTAATGAAATTATTAAACGACCGTTTACCAATTCGCGGTTTTGTTGTTATGATGCAAAAGGAAGTAGCAGATCGTATTACAGCAAAACCTGGAACAAAGGCTTACGGCTCATTATCAATCGCAATTCAGTACTATTGTACAGCTGAAATCGCAATGGTTGTGCCTAAAACGGTATTTATGCCACAGCCAAATGTAGACTCGGCCGTTATTCGTTTGATTAAACACAATACACCACCAGTTGAAGTAATCGATGAGGACTTCTTATTTGAAGTATCACGTGCATCTTTTGCGCAACGTCGTAAAACGATTTTTAATAATTTACAGGCAGGCCTTCAACACGGAAAGCAAAAGAAAGAATTGATTGTAAGCGCATTAGAAGAAGCAGGTATTGAGCCAACGCGTCGCGGTGAGACACTATCCATTCATGAATTTGGCAAATTAGCAAACTGCTTACACCCAAACTTTTGTGTTCGACAATAA
- a CDS encoding Veg family protein, which produces MPKTLADIKKSLDAHLGKRLQLKANGGRKKTVECEGVLSDTYHAVFVIELKEKDNACKRVSYSYTDILTEAVEITFLDDAVAAIK; this is translated from the coding sequence ATGCCAAAAACGTTAGCAGACATTAAAAAGTCGTTAGATGCTCATTTGGGCAAACGTTTGCAATTAAAAGCAAACGGTGGTCGCAAGAAAACAGTTGAATGCGAAGGTGTTTTAAGTGATACTTACCATGCCGTTTTCGTTATTGAACTAAAAGAGAAAGATAATGCGTGTAAACGCGTATCTTACAGTTACACAGATATACTTACTGAAGCAGTAGAGATTACTTTTTTAGATGATGCAGTAGCAGCCATCAAATAG
- a CDS encoding small, acid-soluble spore protein, alpha/beta type: MAKQKIMSSRLKEEIAKELGFYDVVEREGWGGIKARDAGNMVKRAIEMAEQDLANQSVKNNQK; this comes from the coding sequence ATGGCGAAACAAAAAATCATGTCGAGTCGTCTGAAGGAAGAGATTGCAAAAGAACTTGGATTTTACGACGTAGTAGAACGTGAGGGTTGGGGCGGTATTAAAGCCCGTGATGCAGGAAACATGGTCAAGCGCGCAATTGAAATGGCAGAGCAAGACTTAGCCAATCAATCCGTGAAGAACAACCAAAAATAA
- the ispE gene encoding 4-(cytidine 5'-diphospho)-2-C-methyl-D-erythritol kinase, producing the protein MLYVKAPAKINLTLDVLYKRPDNYHEVEMIMTTVDLSDRIGLESRQDGLIKIVSTDNFVPDDQRNFAYQAAELLKNTYGIKEGVTITIEKDIPIAAGLAGGSSDAAATLRGLNELWNLNLTLDQLAEHGAKIGSDVSFCVYGGTALATGRGEKIKEIPAPPTCWVVLAKPKIGVSTADVYGGLKIEGLEHPNTQQMIKAIENEDYELMCQSLGNVLETVTFNLHPEVVIIKEQMHRFGADAVLMSGSGPTVFGLVENEARVSRIYNGLRGFCEEVYVVRMLGERNPLA; encoded by the coding sequence ATGTTATATGTAAAAGCACCCGCAAAAATTAATTTAACACTCGATGTACTGTATAAGCGTCCAGATAATTATCATGAAGTCGAAATGATTATGACGACGGTTGATTTATCCGATCGCATTGGACTTGAATCACGACAAGATGGACTGATTAAAATTGTTTCAACTGATAATTTTGTGCCGGACGACCAACGCAACTTTGCTTATCAAGCCGCAGAGCTATTAAAAAATACATACGGCATCAAAGAAGGCGTAACGATTACAATCGAAAAAGATATTCCGATTGCCGCAGGTTTAGCTGGTGGAAGTAGTGATGCAGCAGCAACGCTACGTGGCTTAAACGAGCTTTGGAATTTAAATTTAACACTCGATCAATTAGCAGAGCATGGAGCAAAAATTGGCTCAGATGTTTCGTTTTGTGTTTATGGCGGTACGGCACTTGCGACAGGGCGCGGTGAAAAAATCAAAGAGATTCCAGCACCACCAACTTGCTGGGTTGTCTTAGCGAAGCCAAAAATCGGTGTTTCAACAGCAGATGTGTATGGTGGACTAAAGATTGAAGGATTAGAACATCCAAATACGCAGCAAATGATCAAAGCTATTGAAAACGAAGATTATGAGTTAATGTGTCAATCACTTGGAAATGTTTTGGAAACTGTAACATTTAATTTACATCCTGAAGTGGTGATTATTAAGGAGCAAATGCATCGTTTTGGCGCGGACGCGGTCTTAATGAGCGGTAGCGGTCCGACTGTGTTTGGTTTAGTAGAAAACGAAGCACGTGTGAGTCGTATTTATAATGGCTTGCGTGGTTTTTGTGAGGAAGTATACGTAGTTCGAATGTTAGGAGAACGTAATCCACTTGCATAA
- the purR gene encoding pur operon repressor: MKWKRSERLVDMTYYLLEHPHQLIPLTYFSELYSSAKSSISEDLTIVKETFEEKGIGLLITVPGAAGGVKYIPKMGEQEVRDITDEFMTQLCQSDRLLPGGYLFMTDLLGNPDLMNRVGKVFASAFAHQQIDVIMTVATKGISIAHAIARHLNVPVVVVRRDSKVTEGSTVSINYVSGSSRRIQTMVLSKRSMKSGQRVLITDDFMKVGGTMNGMKNLLEEFDCELAGIAVLVEAEHADETLVDDYYSLVKLHEVNEKDRTIALSEGNYFQKEK; encoded by the coding sequence ATGAAATGGAAGCGTAGTGAACGCCTTGTAGATATGACATATTATCTGCTTGAGCATCCACATCAGTTGATCCCGCTAACTTATTTTTCTGAGCTTTACAGTTCTGCAAAATCTTCAATTAGTGAAGATTTAACAATTGTGAAGGAAACATTTGAAGAAAAAGGAATCGGGCTTTTAATTACCGTACCTGGGGCAGCGGGCGGTGTAAAATATATCCCTAAAATGGGCGAACAAGAAGTACGTGATATAACGGATGAATTTATGACACAGTTATGTCAATCTGATCGTCTCTTACCGGGTGGTTATTTATTTATGACGGATCTTTTAGGGAATCCGGATTTAATGAACCGCGTCGGTAAAGTATTTGCGAGCGCGTTTGCTCACCAACAAATTGATGTGATTATGACTGTTGCAACGAAGGGAATTTCAATTGCCCATGCGATTGCAAGACACTTAAACGTACCAGTTGTGGTGGTGCGCCGTGATAGTAAAGTAACAGAAGGCTCAACAGTAAGTATTAATTATGTTTCTGGATCTTCTCGTCGTATTCAGACGATGGTATTATCTAAGCGTAGTATGAAAAGCGGTCAACGCGTGTTAATTACGGACGATTTCATGAAAGTCGGCGGTACGATGAACGGCATGAAAAATTTACTGGAAGAATTTGATTGTGAATTAGCGGGTATCGCGGTGTTGGTAGAAGCGGAGCATGCTGATGAAACTTTAGTAGATGATTATTATTCTTTAGTAAAACTACATGAAGTGAACGAGAAAGATCGCACGATTGCATTAAGTGAAGGTAATTATTTCCAAAAGGAGAAATGA
- a CDS encoding RidA family protein, whose amino-acid sequence MKTVSTTNAPAAIGPYAQGIIVNNMFYSSGQIPLTAAGDLVDGDIEVQTNQVFENLKAVLAAAGSSLEQVVKTTVFMKDMNDFVAMNEVYAAHFGNHKPARSAVEVARLPKDVKVEIEVIALVK is encoded by the coding sequence ATGAAAACTGTTTCAACAACAAATGCTCCAGCAGCAATTGGTCCATACGCTCAAGGAATTATCGTTAACAACATGTTTTATTCATCAGGTCAAATTCCATTAACGGCAGCAGGCGATTTAGTAGATGGTGACATCGAAGTACAAACAAATCAAGTATTTGAAAATTTAAAGGCGGTTCTTGCGGCAGCCGGTTCTTCATTAGAACAGGTTGTGAAAACGACAGTATTCATGAAAGATATGAATGATTTCGTAGCAATGAACGAAGTATATGCAGCACACTTCGGTAATCACAAGCCAGCACGCTCAGCGGTAGAAGTGGCACGCTTACCAAAAGACGTAAAAGTCGAAATCGAAGTCATCGCATTAGTAAAATAA
- the spoVG gene encoding septation regulator SpoVG — protein sequence MEVTDVRLRRVQTEGRMRAIASITLDDEFVIHDIRVIDGNTGLFVAMPSKRTPDGEFRDIAHPINSNTRNKIQDIVLDAFHASTDEDTKEILELEEVNV from the coding sequence ATGGAAGTAACTGACGTAAGATTACGCCGAGTTCAAACAGAAGGTCGTATGCGAGCAATTGCATCGATTACACTAGACGATGAATTTGTAATTCATGATATTCGTGTAATTGATGGTAATACAGGTTTATTTGTCGCGATGCCTAGCAAGCGAACACCAGATGGGGAGTTCCGTGATATCGCACATCCAATTAATTCGAATACGCGCAATAAAATTCAAGACATCGTTTTAGACGCGTTCCATGCATCAACTGACGAAGACACAAAAGAGATATTAGAATTAGAAGAAGTAAACGTGTAA
- the glmU gene encoding bifunctional UDP-N-acetylglucosamine diphosphorylase/glucosamine-1-phosphate N-acetyltransferase GlmU: protein MTNVFAVILAAGQGTRMKSKLYKVLHPVCGKPMVEHVIDHIGSLDVERVVTVVGHGAELVKETLGNKSEYVLQAEQLGTAHAVQQAEPILGSLEGTTLVVCGDTPLIRPETMQALFAHHEANRAKATILTAVAENPTGYGRILRDADGQVAQIVEQKDASADQQLVKEINTGTYCFDNKALFEALKQVKNDNAQGEYYLPDVIEILQKQGEVVAAYVTDNFDETLGVNDRFALSQAEELMRARINERHMRNGVTIINPATTHISADAVIGSDTILLPGVIIEGKTKIGEDCKIGPNSQIVDSQIGDGTTIHSSVVLNSQVGNETAVGPFAHLRPDSSLGNHVKVGNFVEVKKSALGDDTKVSHLSYIGDAEVGSNVNIGCGSITVNYDGKNKFKTTIEDDVFVGCNSNLVAPVTLRKGSFIAAGSTITKEVPEEALAVARARQENKLGYVSKLNSK from the coding sequence ATGACAAATGTGTTTGCAGTCATTTTGGCTGCTGGTCAAGGTACGCGAATGAAGTCCAAATTATATAAAGTTTTACATCCAGTTTGTGGGAAACCAATGGTAGAACATGTAATTGATCATATTGGCTCTCTAGATGTTGAACGCGTTGTAACTGTTGTAGGTCATGGGGCAGAACTTGTAAAAGAAACACTTGGAAATAAGAGTGAGTATGTTTTACAAGCAGAGCAACTTGGTACAGCACATGCCGTTCAGCAAGCTGAACCTATTTTAGGTAGTTTAGAAGGCACTACGCTTGTTGTGTGTGGCGATACACCATTAATTCGCCCTGAAACAATGCAGGCGTTATTTGCACATCATGAAGCTAACCGTGCGAAGGCGACAATTTTGACAGCGGTTGCAGAAAATCCAACAGGTTACGGGCGTATACTCCGTGACGCAGATGGCCAAGTAGCGCAAATCGTTGAACAAAAGGACGCATCAGCAGATCAGCAACTAGTTAAAGAAATTAACACGGGAACGTATTGCTTTGATAACAAAGCATTATTCGAAGCGTTAAAGCAAGTGAAAAACGACAATGCACAAGGCGAGTATTACTTACCAGATGTCATTGAAATTTTACAAAAGCAAGGCGAGGTTGTAGCAGCTTATGTTACAGATAACTTTGACGAAACGCTTGGTGTAAATGACCGTTTTGCACTATCGCAAGCAGAAGAATTAATGCGTGCACGTATTAATGAACGTCATATGCGTAATGGCGTAACAATCATTAACCCAGCAACGACACATATTAGTGCAGATGCTGTTATTGGAAGCGATACGATCCTATTACCGGGTGTAATTATCGAAGGTAAAACGAAGATCGGTGAAGATTGCAAAATTGGTCCAAATAGTCAAATCGTGGATAGCCAAATTGGTGACGGGACAACGATTCATAGTTCGGTTGTGTTAAATAGCCAAGTTGGTAACGAAACAGCTGTCGGCCCATTCGCACATTTACGTCCAGATTCTTCATTAGGCAACCATGTAAAAGTGGGGAATTTTGTTGAAGTGAAGAAGAGTGCGCTTGGTGATGATACAAAAGTGTCTCACTTAAGTTATATTGGTGATGCAGAAGTAGGCAGCAATGTAAATATTGGTTGCGGTTCAATTACTGTAAACTATGACGGTAAAAACAAGTTTAAAACGACAATTGAAGATGATGTATTTGTTGGATGTAATTCAAATTTAGTAGCACCGGTGACACTGAGAAAAGGGTCATTTATTGCAGCTGGATCGACAATTACAAAAGAAGTTCCTGAAGAGGCATTAGCAGTAGCGCGTGCGCGTCAGGAAAATAAGCTAGGCTATGTGAGTAAATTAAATTCAAAATAA
- a CDS encoding ribose-phosphate diphosphokinase gives MPYQYADSKLKIFSLNSNNPLAKEIAGEMGVELGKTSVKHFSDGEVQISIEESIRGCDVFIVQSTSAPVNEHLMELLIMIDAVKRASARTVNVVMPYYGYARQDRKAKAREPITAKLVANLLETAGATRVIVLDLHAPQIQGFFDILIDHLVAVPLLAEYFGSKGFNEDELIIVSPDHGGVTRARKMAERLKAPIAIIDKRRPKPNVAEVMNIVGNVEGKVCILIDDIIDTAGTITIGAEALIKSGAKEVYACCSHPVLSGPAIERIENSSIKELVVTNTIQLSEDKLSPKIKQISVAKLMADAISRVYENKSVSTLFD, from the coding sequence ATGCCGTATCAATACGCTGACTCAAAATTAAAAATCTTCTCATTAAATTCAAACAATCCACTTGCCAAAGAGATTGCTGGTGAAATGGGTGTAGAACTAGGAAAAACATCTGTAAAACACTTCAGTGATGGAGAAGTCCAAATTAGCATTGAAGAAAGTATTCGTGGATGTGACGTATTTATCGTTCAATCTACTTCTGCTCCTGTAAATGAGCATTTAATGGAACTTTTAATTATGATTGATGCTGTTAAACGTGCTTCTGCTCGTACAGTTAACGTTGTAATGCCTTACTATGGCTATGCACGCCAAGACCGTAAAGCAAAAGCACGTGAACCAATCACTGCGAAATTAGTTGCAAACTTACTTGAAACTGCTGGTGCAACACGCGTAATCGTTTTAGATTTACACGCACCTCAAATTCAAGGTTTCTTCGATATTTTAATCGACCACTTAGTAGCAGTACCTTTACTTGCTGAGTACTTTGGTTCTAAAGGTTTCAACGAAGATGAATTAATAATCGTATCACCTGACCACGGCGGTGTAACACGCGCACGTAAAATGGCAGAGCGTCTAAAAGCGCCAATCGCGATTATCGATAAACGTCGTCCAAAACCAAACGTAGCTGAAGTTATGAACATCGTTGGTAACGTAGAAGGTAAAGTATGTATCTTAATCGATGACATTATCGATACTGCGGGTACAATTACAATTGGTGCAGAAGCATTAATTAAGAGCGGTGCAAAAGAAGTGTACGCTTGCTGTTCACACCCAGTATTATCTGGACCAGCAATCGAGCGTATTGAAAACTCTTCAATTAAAGAATTAGTGGTAACAAACACAATTCAATTAAGCGAAGATAAGCTTTCTCCAAAAATTAAGCAAATTTCAGTTGCGAAATTAATGGCAGATGCAATCTCTCGTGTTTATGAAAACAAATCAGTAAGTACTTTATTTGATTAA
- a CDS encoding 50S ribosomal protein L25/general stress protein Ctc, which yields MTTVLKANKRQAGKRSTLTQLRKDGQLAAVLYGYQTESLPITLDYKQIAKVVQSQGYTSVFSIEVDGNKVNAVLTDIQRDAIKGHVKHVDFLAVNMKEELEVDVPITLVGMSVGVKEGGVLTQPNHTLKVRVKPSDMPDQIEVDISQLAVGDTLSVGTIRENYTGFIIVEEDDYTLATVTPPVGDLDPDAANVTANDVEVKGE from the coding sequence ATGACAACCGTATTAAAAGCGAACAAGCGACAAGCAGGGAAGCGTTCAACATTAACCCAATTACGGAAAGATGGTCAGTTAGCAGCAGTGCTGTATGGCTATCAAACAGAATCACTGCCGATTACGTTAGACTACAAACAAATCGCAAAGGTCGTTCAATCACAGGGCTATACGAGTGTATTTAGCATCGAGGTAGATGGCAATAAAGTGAATGCTGTATTAACAGACATTCAGCGTGATGCCATTAAAGGTCATGTAAAGCATGTAGACTTCCTTGCGGTGAACATGAAAGAGGAATTAGAGGTAGATGTTCCGATTACGTTAGTCGGTATGTCAGTTGGCGTAAAGGAAGGTGGCGTCTTAACGCAACCTAACCATACATTGAAAGTAAGAGTAAAACCGAGCGATATGCCAGACCAGATCGAAGTCGATATTTCACAATTAGCAGTGGGTGATACGCTATCTGTAGGAACTATACGTGAAAACTATACAGGGTTCATAATTGTCGAAGAAGACGATTATACATTAGCAACAGTAACACCACCAGTTGGAGATTTAGATCCGGATGCTGCAAACGTGACAGCAAATGATGTAGAAGTAAAAGGCGAATAA
- a CDS encoding MFS transporter, protein MKTYNEKMSIYHGMASAVAQNTSNSYIPIFAMTILGATNYQVGLISSLPPLVALVMTLPAAILLNRAIEQKKLVAFSVVAARFIFLLIAFVSYVPGSFGSWLLLGLIATMSIPNTMANMGWQSFIGNLIEENRRAQFFSDRNRLLTIVGLIVTLTIGVVMKDVTTNKLAYQILFMFTFVVGLVELYFILKHDEPKREIQDEKKRAMDWSIFKHKQYVLFLAVALLFNFGWQMAWGLFNIYNVRYAEATIFWISMFNVANMLAQIVSFGLWKKWSQKYGNMRVFVWVAFGMSTAPLLTVLSTNLYYLTAMMMLSGIFVSGTVLILFNLLLENSPKEVRTYCITTYNVLLAIIAFTAPQIGIWLLETYAMDIAMYSSTVMRFLAAICFLVLYIVRRKRQIA, encoded by the coding sequence ATGAAAACATATAATGAAAAAATGAGTATTTATCATGGGATGGCTTCGGCTGTAGCGCAAAATACGTCAAATAGCTATATACCGATTTTTGCCATGACGATACTTGGTGCAACAAACTATCAAGTCGGGTTAATTAGCTCGTTGCCTCCACTCGTAGCGCTCGTGATGACGTTACCAGCCGCGATTTTATTAAACCGTGCCATTGAGCAAAAAAAGCTGGTTGCCTTTTCGGTTGTCGCTGCACGCTTTATCTTTTTACTAATTGCTTTTGTCAGTTATGTGCCAGGAAGTTTTGGTTCGTGGCTGTTACTCGGACTTATTGCCACAATGAGCATTCCAAATACGATGGCGAATATGGGGTGGCAGTCGTTTATTGGTAATCTTATCGAGGAGAATCGCCGCGCCCAGTTTTTTAGTGACCGAAATCGGCTACTGACAATAGTAGGTCTTATTGTGACGTTAACGATTGGTGTTGTCATGAAAGACGTGACGACCAATAAACTAGCGTATCAAATTTTATTTATGTTCACCTTTGTTGTCGGGCTTGTAGAGCTCTATTTTATCCTAAAGCATGATGAGCCAAAGCGTGAAATACAGGATGAGAAGAAACGTGCGATGGATTGGTCGATTTTTAAGCATAAACAATATGTTCTGTTTTTAGCCGTGGCACTCCTGTTTAACTTTGGCTGGCAAATGGCATGGGGGCTTTTTAATATTTATAACGTCCGCTACGCGGAAGCAACGATCTTTTGGATAAGTATGTTTAACGTGGCGAATATGTTAGCGCAAATTGTTTCGTTTGGACTGTGGAAAAAATGGTCACAAAAATACGGGAATATGCGAGTGTTTGTGTGGGTAGCCTTCGGGATGTCGACGGCGCCACTTTTAACCGTGCTCTCAACCAATTTGTATTATTTAACCGCAATGATGATGCTGTCAGGAATCTTCGTCTCAGGAACAGTGCTCATTTTATTTAATCTACTCTTGGAAAATTCACCTAAGGAAGTGCGTACGTACTGCATTACAACCTACAATGTATTACTTGCGATTATTGCATTTACAGCACCTCAAATTGGGATTTGGCTACTTGAAACGTATGCAATGGACATCGCCATGTACTCGTCAACTGTCATGAGATTTTTAGCAGCCATATGCTTTTTAGTACTGTATATTGTGCGTAGAAAACGCCAGATTGCCTAA
- the pth gene encoding aminoacyl-tRNA hydrolase, translating to MKLIIGLGNPGKPYEHTRHNIGFDVIDELANRWNAPLNQSKFNGMYASVHRPEGKVILLKPLTYMNLSGESVRPLMDYFDIDVEDIIVIYDDLDLETGKLRLRGKGSAGGHNGIKSLIQHLGTQEFNRIRVGVNRPPAGMKVADYVLSKFSKDDQVVVKEAIDKSCDAVEAALKKPFLEVMNQFNGA from the coding sequence GTGAAATTAATTATTGGTTTAGGAAATCCAGGCAAACCATATGAACATACACGTCATAACATTGGGTTTGATGTAATTGATGAATTAGCGAATCGTTGGAATGCCCCGTTAAATCAAAGTAAATTTAATGGGATGTATGCGAGCGTGCATCGTCCTGAAGGAAAAGTCATTTTATTAAAGCCTTTAACATATATGAACCTATCGGGTGAAAGTGTGCGCCCGCTAATGGATTATTTTGATATTGATGTAGAAGATATTATCGTCATTTATGATGATTTAGATTTAGAAACGGGTAAATTACGTTTAAGAGGAAAAGGAAGCGCGGGTGGCCATAACGGCATTAAATCACTTATTCAGCACCTAGGTACGCAAGAGTTTAACCGTATTCGTGTCGGGGTTAACCGTCCGCCAGCAGGTATGAAAGTGGCAGATTATGTGCTTTCGAAGTTTTCAAAGGATGATCAAGTCGTTGTAAAAGAAGCGATTGATAAAAGCTGTGACGCGGTAGAAGCGGCACTTAAAAAGCCATTTTTAGAAGTCATGAATCAATTCAACGGCGCATAA